From Microbispora sp. ZYX-F-249, one genomic window encodes:
- a CDS encoding M24 family metallopeptidase, with amino-acid sequence MSQEPSDLYPTTRPAAVREAVGRAGLDALLLTPGPDLRYVTGYDALPLERLTCLVVPASGEPFLMVPRLELPAAEHSPASRLGVEFVAWDETDDPFAEVARRLGRVARVGLADRMWAMQSLRFRAAMPGAEQLLAGSVLRELRMRKSPAEAAALAEAGAAIDAVHNLVPRFLKAGRTEREVGKDIAEAIVDAGHARVDFVIVGSGPNGASPHAELSDRVIRPGEPVVVDIGGTMPSGYCSDSTRVYCVGEPPAEFAAYYEVLKRAQEAACAHVRPGVSCESVDAAAREVIAEAGYGEYFIHRTGHGIGLETHEEPYIVAGNTEEMRPGFAFSVEPGIYLPGRHGARIEDIVVCGETAGERMNHTTRDLVVVD; translated from the coding sequence ATGTCCCAGGAACCTTCCGACCTGTATCCCACGACCCGTCCGGCAGCCGTACGGGAGGCCGTCGGCCGCGCCGGTCTCGACGCGCTGCTGCTGACGCCCGGCCCGGACCTGCGTTACGTGACCGGCTACGACGCCCTGCCGCTGGAACGTCTGACCTGCCTCGTCGTGCCCGCGTCCGGCGAGCCGTTCCTCATGGTGCCGCGCCTGGAACTGCCGGCCGCCGAGCACTCGCCGGCCTCCCGGCTCGGCGTCGAGTTCGTGGCGTGGGACGAGACCGACGACCCGTTCGCCGAGGTGGCCCGCCGCCTGGGCCGGGTCGCCCGGGTCGGGCTCGCCGACCGGATGTGGGCGATGCAGTCGCTGCGGTTCCGGGCGGCCATGCCCGGGGCCGAGCAGCTGCTGGCCGGGAGCGTGCTGCGCGAGCTGCGCATGCGCAAGTCGCCGGCCGAGGCCGCGGCGCTGGCGGAAGCGGGGGCGGCCATCGACGCCGTGCACAACCTGGTGCCCCGGTTCCTCAAGGCCGGCCGCACCGAGCGCGAGGTCGGCAAGGACATCGCGGAGGCGATCGTCGACGCGGGCCACGCGCGGGTCGACTTCGTGATCGTGGGCTCGGGACCGAACGGCGCCAGCCCGCACGCCGAGCTGAGCGACCGCGTCATCCGGCCCGGCGAGCCCGTCGTGGTGGACATCGGCGGCACGATGCCGAGCGGCTACTGCTCCGACTCCACCCGGGTCTACTGCGTGGGCGAGCCCCCGGCGGAGTTCGCGGCGTACTACGAGGTGCTCAAGCGTGCCCAGGAGGCCGCCTGTGCCCACGTGCGGCCGGGTGTGAGCTGCGAGTCGGTGGACGCCGCCGCCCGCGAGGTGATCGCGGAGGCGGGGTACGGCGAGTACTTCATCCACCGCACCGGCCACGGCATCGGCCTGGAGACGCACGAGGAACCGTACATCGTCGCCGGCAACACCGAGGAGATGCGGCCGGGGTTCGCGTTCTCCGTGGAGCCGGGAATCTATCTACCGGGACGGCACGGCGCCCGGATCGAGGACATCGTCGTCTGCGGCGAGACCGCCGGCGAGCGGATGAACCACACCACCAGGGACCTGGTCGTCGTGGACTGA
- a CDS encoding alpha/beta fold hydrolase produces the protein MVTAADGRALAVDSIGAPDGKPVFLLHGTPGSRHGPRPRGVVLQRLGVRLICYDRPGYGGSSRRPGRTVSDSADDVSAIADELGLGAFGVVGRSGGGPHALACAALLPGRVERAAVLVGLAPADAPDLDWFAGMTRSNVEEYTSADVDASAVEADLAERTDHILHDPEYLLRFLLPELTSSDRRVIEDVAIRRLLIDTYAEALRRGPDGWIDDVLGARRPWKFELSDIAVPVLLWHGADDKFSPVEHTRWLAGQIAHATLRVEPGVAHFGAVEVLPQVLKWMVDPAARSRFASAGTGFAR, from the coding sequence GTGGTCACTGCTGCCGACGGCCGTGCCCTGGCGGTGGACTCCATCGGGGCGCCCGACGGCAAACCGGTCTTCCTGCTGCACGGCACACCGGGCAGCCGTCACGGTCCCCGCCCCCGAGGAGTCGTCCTGCAACGACTGGGCGTCCGGCTGATCTGTTACGACAGGCCGGGATACGGAGGATCCAGCCGGCGACCGGGACGCACGGTGTCCGACAGTGCCGACGACGTCAGCGCCATCGCGGACGAGCTGGGCCTCGGAGCCTTCGGCGTCGTCGGCCGGTCCGGGGGCGGGCCGCACGCTCTGGCCTGCGCCGCCCTGCTGCCCGGCCGGGTGGAGCGGGCCGCCGTGCTCGTCGGACTGGCGCCGGCGGACGCGCCGGATCTCGACTGGTTCGCCGGGATGACCAGGTCGAACGTCGAGGAGTACACCTCGGCGGACGTGGACGCCTCGGCGGTCGAGGCCGACCTGGCCGAGCGCACGGACCACATACTGCACGATCCGGAGTATCTGCTCAGGTTCCTGCTGCCCGAGCTGACCAGCTCCGACCGCCGGGTCATCGAGGATGTGGCCATCCGGCGGTTGCTGATCGACACCTACGCGGAGGCGTTGCGGCGCGGGCCCGACGGCTGGATCGACGACGTGCTGGGCGCGCGCCGGCCCTGGAAGTTCGAGCTGTCCGACATTGCCGTTCCGGTCCTGCTCTGGCATGGGGCGGACGACAAGTTCTCTCCGGTCGAGCACACGCGGTGGCTGGCCGGCCAGATCGCGCACGCCACGCTCAGAGTCGAGCCGGGGGTGGCGCACTTCGGCGCCGTGGAGGTGCTTCCGCAGGTCCTCAAGTGGATGGTGGACCCGGCCGCGCGATCGCGGTTCGCGTCGGCCGGGACGGGTTTCGCGCGCTGA
- a CDS encoding DEAD/DEAH box helicase — MSTPAERYAAFREGQSGTGPALASFRELYDFELDEFQIDACQALEAGDGVLVAAPTGSGKTVVGEFAVHLALQQGRKCFYTTPIKALSNQKYNDLVRRYGARNVGLLTGDNSVNGEAPIVIMTTEVLRNMLYAGSGTLTGLAYVVMDEVHYLADRFRGAVWEEVIIHLPESVRVVALSATVSNAEEFGEWLGEVRGDTTVIVDEHRPVPLWQHMLVGNKMFDLFVDEGDGTLRVNPSLMRIARDEMRLAQARGRRGYSRPGRGTTPSRSDVIEKLDAEGLLPAITFIFSRNGCDAAVMQCLYSGLRLTTEAESHEIRQIVDERTAHLPDEDLAVLGYLEWRDCLERGLAAHHAGMLPAFKEVVEELFTKGLVKAVFATETLALGINMPARSVVIEKLDKWNGETHADLTPGEYTQLTGRAGRRGIDIEGHAVVVWQPGMDPLAVAGLASTRTYPLRSSFQPSYNMAVNLVGQVGRERARTLLEDSFAQFQADRAVVGLARQLRKAEQALEGYAEAMTCHLGDFEEYAAMRRRLSDREAELSRQRGAARRAQAVQSLEVLKPGDVIRVPGGRRAGIAVVLDPGVNGRGHDGPAPLVLTIGKQVKRLSAADFPVPVEPVDKIRIPKGFNPRSPKERANLVSTVHAKLGDRDLGKPPRARDHAQEDEEITRLRRELRQHPCHGCDEREDHARWAERYHKLLRETEGLRRRVEGRSHVIARTFDRVCGVLDQLGYLDGETVTEQGRRLASLYTELDLLTAECLRAGIWNRLDPAELAACVSSLVYESRQADDVRSPKIPAGATRDALGEMVRLWGELEGIEEDHGLSFVREPDVGFAWAAFRWAKGHSLDAVLTDCDLAAGDFVRWVKQLLDLLGQLRDAAPKGSKVADNAAKAIDAMRRGVVAYSSVS; from the coding sequence ATGAGTACGCCAGCGGAACGCTATGCCGCCTTCCGTGAGGGGCAGTCCGGAACCGGACCCGCGCTCGCCTCGTTCCGCGAACTATACGACTTCGAGCTCGACGAGTTCCAGATCGACGCCTGTCAGGCGCTGGAGGCCGGGGACGGCGTGCTGGTGGCCGCGCCGACCGGGTCGGGCAAGACGGTGGTGGGGGAGTTCGCCGTCCACCTGGCCCTGCAGCAGGGCCGCAAATGCTTCTACACGACGCCGATCAAGGCGTTGTCGAACCAGAAGTACAACGACCTGGTCAGGCGGTACGGCGCGCGCAACGTCGGCCTGCTGACCGGCGACAACAGCGTCAACGGCGAGGCCCCGATCGTCATCATGACGACCGAGGTCCTGCGCAACATGCTGTACGCCGGCTCCGGCACGCTGACCGGCCTCGCGTACGTGGTGATGGACGAGGTCCACTACCTGGCCGACCGGTTCCGCGGTGCGGTCTGGGAAGAGGTCATCATCCACCTGCCGGAGTCGGTGCGGGTGGTGGCCCTGTCGGCCACGGTCAGCAACGCCGAGGAGTTCGGCGAGTGGCTGGGGGAGGTGCGCGGCGACACCACGGTGATCGTGGACGAGCACCGCCCGGTCCCGCTGTGGCAGCACATGCTGGTCGGCAACAAGATGTTCGACCTGTTCGTCGACGAGGGCGACGGCACCCTGCGGGTCAACCCGTCGCTCATGCGGATCGCCCGCGACGAGATGCGGCTGGCCCAGGCCAGGGGCAGGCGGGGCTACTCGCGGCCGGGCCGGGGGACGACGCCGAGCCGCTCCGACGTGATCGAGAAGCTCGACGCCGAGGGCCTGCTGCCGGCGATCACCTTCATCTTCTCCAGGAACGGCTGCGACGCCGCCGTCATGCAGTGCCTCTACTCGGGGCTGCGCCTCACCACGGAGGCCGAGAGCCACGAGATCCGCCAGATCGTCGACGAGCGGACCGCGCACCTGCCCGACGAGGACCTCGCGGTGCTCGGCTACCTCGAATGGCGCGACTGCCTGGAGCGCGGGCTGGCCGCCCACCACGCGGGCATGCTCCCCGCGTTCAAGGAGGTGGTGGAGGAGCTGTTCACCAAGGGCCTGGTGAAGGCGGTCTTCGCGACCGAGACGCTGGCGCTCGGCATCAACATGCCGGCGAGGTCCGTGGTCATCGAGAAGCTCGACAAATGGAACGGCGAGACCCACGCCGACCTGACCCCGGGGGAGTACACCCAGCTCACCGGCCGGGCCGGGCGGCGCGGCATCGACATCGAGGGCCACGCGGTGGTGGTCTGGCAGCCGGGGATGGACCCTCTCGCGGTCGCCGGTCTCGCCAGCACCCGCACCTATCCGCTGCGCTCCAGCTTCCAGCCGTCGTACAACATGGCGGTCAACCTCGTCGGGCAGGTCGGCAGGGAGCGGGCGCGCACGCTGCTGGAGGACTCCTTCGCCCAGTTCCAGGCCGACCGCGCCGTGGTCGGCCTGGCCCGTCAGCTCCGCAAGGCGGAGCAGGCGCTGGAGGGCTACGCCGAGGCCATGACCTGCCACCTCGGCGACTTCGAGGAGTACGCCGCGATGCGCAGGCGGCTGTCGGACCGCGAGGCCGAGCTGTCGCGCCAGCGGGGGGCGGCCCGCCGGGCCCAGGCCGTGCAGTCCCTGGAGGTCCTCAAGCCCGGCGACGTCATCCGGGTGCCGGGCGGGCGGCGCGCGGGCATCGCCGTCGTGCTCGACCCGGGCGTCAACGGCCGGGGACACGACGGCCCGGCGCCGCTCGTGCTGACGATCGGCAAGCAGGTCAAGCGCCTGTCGGCGGCCGACTTCCCGGTCCCGGTCGAGCCGGTCGACAAGATCAGGATTCCGAAGGGCTTCAACCCGCGCTCGCCGAAGGAACGGGCCAACCTGGTCTCGACCGTGCACGCGAAGCTGGGCGACCGCGACCTCGGCAAGCCGCCGCGGGCGCGCGACCACGCCCAGGAGGACGAGGAGATCACGCGCCTGCGGCGGGAGCTGCGCCAGCACCCGTGCCACGGCTGCGACGAGCGCGAGGACCACGCCCGCTGGGCCGAGCGCTACCACAAGCTGCTCCGGGAGACCGAGGGGCTGCGCCGCCGGGTCGAGGGGCGCTCCCACGTCATCGCCCGCACCTTCGACCGGGTCTGCGGCGTGCTGGACCAGCTCGGCTACCTCGACGGCGAGACCGTCACCGAGCAGGGCCGCAGGCTCGCCTCGCTCTACACCGAGCTGGACCTGCTCACCGCCGAGTGCCTGCGCGCCGGGATCTGGAACCGCCTCGACCCCGCCGAGCTGGCCGCGTGCGTGTCCTCGCTGGTGTACGAGTCGCGGCAGGCCGACGACGTCCGCAGCCCCAAGATCCCGGCGGGCGCCACCCGCGACGCCCTCGGGGAGATGGTGCGGCTGTGGGGCGAGCTGGAGGGCATCGAGGAGGACCACGGCCTGTCGTTCGTGCGCGAGCCCGACGTCGGCTTCGCCTGGGCGGCATTCCGCTGGGCCAAGGGCCACAGCCTGGACGCCGTGCTGACCGACTGCGATCTCGCGGCGGGCGACTTCGTCCGCTGGGTCAAGCAGCTGCTCGACCTGCTGGGCCAGCTGCGGGACGCCGCGCCCAAGGGGAGCAAGGTCGCCGACAACGCCGCCAAGGCCATCGACGCCATGCGCCGCGGCGTGGTGGCCTACTCCTCCGTCAGCTGA
- a CDS encoding helix-turn-helix transcriptional regulator → MKMDRTRLADFLRRSRERLRPQEVGLAAGPRRRTPGLRREEVAQLAGVSADYVMRLEQARGSQPSAQLLTALARALRLTDDERDHLYLLAGHRPPEGARAGEQVRPGLLYLLDRLGETPAQLLTDLGDLLAQNALAEALFGCVCTVTGPDRNIVWRWFTDPSVREPYPAEEHDRLSRLHVADLRAAATRRGYDRPSSSLVDRLGAASEEFAALWQRHEVAVRRVSRMRVVHPSVGPIEFDYEMLQTQAADQRLRLFTPPPGSRSVEALELLRVVGPETAHRTHR, encoded by the coding sequence ATGAAGATGGACCGGACCAGGCTGGCCGACTTCCTCCGCCGTTCCCGCGAGCGGCTCCGGCCGCAGGAGGTCGGCCTGGCCGCCGGGCCCAGGCGCCGCACGCCCGGCCTGCGCCGTGAAGAGGTGGCCCAGCTGGCCGGGGTGTCGGCCGACTACGTGATGCGGCTCGAGCAGGCGCGCGGCTCCCAGCCGTCGGCTCAGCTGCTGACCGCGCTCGCCCGGGCTCTGCGGCTGACCGACGACGAAAGGGATCACCTCTACCTGCTGGCCGGCCACCGCCCGCCCGAAGGGGCGCGCGCCGGAGAACAAGTCCGTCCCGGCCTGCTCTATCTCCTCGACCGGCTGGGCGAGACGCCGGCCCAGCTCCTCACCGACCTCGGGGATCTGCTCGCGCAGAACGCCCTCGCCGAGGCCCTGTTCGGATGCGTGTGCACCGTCACGGGACCGGACCGGAACATCGTGTGGCGCTGGTTCACCGACCCGTCGGTGCGCGAGCCGTACCCCGCCGAGGAGCACGACCGCCTCAGCCGCCTGCACGTCGCGGACCTGCGCGCCGCGGCGACCCGTCGTGGCTACGATCGCCCTTCGAGCTCCCTGGTCGACCGGCTCGGGGCGGCGAGCGAGGAGTTCGCAGCGCTCTGGCAGCGGCACGAGGTCGCCGTGCGCCGCGTCAGCCGGATGCGCGTCGTGCATCCGTCCGTCGGGCCCATCGAGTTCGACTACGAGATGTTGCAGACGCAGGCCGCGGACCAGCGCCTCCGCCTGTTCACGCCGCCGCCCGGTTCCCGGAGCGTCGAGGCTCTGGAGCTCCTCCGTGTCGTGGGCCCGGAGACCGCCCACCGCACGCACCGATGA
- a CDS encoding 5'-3' exonuclease, which yields MLLDTPSLYFRAFYGVPESVTSPDGMPVNAVRGLLDMIATLVRQHSPGQIVACMDADWRPAFRVAAIPSYKAHRVATGDEEEVPDTLAPQVPVIEEVLDALGIARVGVAGYEADDVIGTYATAATSAVDIVTGDRDLFQLVDDEKPCRALYTVRGIRNLQIIDEAFVREKYGIPGRAYADFATLRGDPSDGLPGVAGIGEKTAAALVTRFGSLSALLAALDDGGADGFPAGARNKLAAARDYLEVAPLVVRVARDVPIPDVDVTLPAAPRDPERLVALSEKYGLDSPLNRLLAALA from the coding sequence ATGCTTCTCGACACCCCGTCGCTGTACTTCCGCGCCTTCTACGGGGTCCCGGAGTCGGTGACCTCGCCGGACGGCATGCCGGTCAACGCGGTGCGCGGGCTCCTGGACATGATCGCCACCCTGGTGCGGCAGCACTCCCCCGGCCAGATCGTGGCCTGCATGGACGCCGACTGGCGGCCGGCGTTCCGGGTGGCCGCGATCCCGTCGTACAAGGCCCACCGGGTCGCGACCGGCGACGAGGAGGAGGTGCCGGACACGCTGGCCCCGCAGGTCCCGGTGATCGAGGAGGTCCTGGACGCGCTCGGCATCGCCCGCGTCGGCGTCGCGGGCTACGAGGCCGACGACGTGATCGGCACCTACGCGACCGCCGCGACCTCCGCCGTGGACATCGTGACCGGCGACCGTGATCTGTTCCAGCTCGTGGACGACGAGAAGCCGTGCCGGGCCCTTTACACAGTACGGGGTATTCGTAACCTTCAGATCATCGACGAGGCGTTCGTCCGCGAGAAGTACGGCATCCCGGGCCGGGCGTACGCCGACTTCGCGACGCTGCGCGGCGACCCGAGCGACGGCCTGCCCGGCGTCGCCGGAATCGGCGAGAAGACGGCGGCGGCCCTCGTCACGCGCTTCGGGTCGCTGTCCGCGCTGCTCGCCGCCCTGGACGACGGCGGCGCCGACGGCTTCCCGGCGGGGGCCCGCAACAAGCTCGCCGCCGCCCGCGACTACCTGGAGGTCGCCCCCCTCGTCGTCCGGGTGGCCCGCGACGTCCCCATCCCGGACGTCGACGTCACCCTGCCCGCCGCGCCGCGCGATCCCGAGCGGCTGGTCGCCCTGTCGGAGAAGTACGGCCTGGACAGCCCGCTCAACCGCCTGCTCGCCGCGCTGGCCTGA
- a CDS encoding PP2C family protein-serine/threonine phosphatase, protein MGGTRPALPPADDRDPGATPGAAPVGTLPGKNIGGRRWAERRERAVEERRVTLALREAILPEPGASIDLPYARIAVRYVPAGRASSLGGDWYDAAPLPDGRMFLAVGDVSGHGLPAIAEMAQLRHALLGLSMTGACPGMLLTWLNTMVLTRLDDTTATAVCGHFDPETRLFTWAQAGHPAPILVRRGGARQLGAPRGVVLGATSSQPYGVADVRLEPGDLLLMFTDGLAERRSRDIGAGVSLIVEAAVATGLGAAGADLDAGLDGLLEAIGGPNPEDDTCLLAVAVTGEGPSHP, encoded by the coding sequence GTGGGCGGCACAAGGCCGGCCCTTCCCCCCGCGGACGACCGCGACCCGGGCGCGACGCCCGGCGCCGCCCCCGTCGGCACCCTTCCGGGCAAGAACATCGGCGGACGGCGGTGGGCGGAGCGGCGGGAACGAGCCGTCGAGGAGCGCCGCGTCACGCTGGCACTGCGGGAGGCGATCCTGCCCGAGCCCGGCGCGTCGATCGACCTGCCCTACGCCCGGATCGCCGTGCGGTACGTCCCGGCGGGCCGCGCGTCGAGCCTCGGGGGCGATTGGTACGACGCCGCCCCGCTGCCCGACGGCCGCATGTTCCTCGCGGTGGGCGACGTGTCCGGGCACGGCCTGCCGGCGATCGCCGAGATGGCGCAGCTGCGGCACGCGCTGCTCGGCCTGAGCATGACCGGCGCCTGCCCCGGCATGCTGCTGACGTGGCTGAACACCATGGTGCTCACCCGGCTGGACGACACCACCGCGACCGCGGTGTGCGGCCACTTCGACCCGGAGACCCGCCTTTTCACGTGGGCACAGGCGGGTCACCCCGCCCCGATACTGGTGCGCCGCGGGGGCGCGCGCCAGCTCGGGGCGCCCCGGGGAGTCGTGCTCGGGGCGACGTCGAGCCAGCCGTACGGGGTGGCCGACGTCCGCCTCGAGCCCGGCGACCTGCTGCTGATGTTCACCGACGGCCTGGCCGAGCGCCGCTCGCGCGACATCGGCGCGGGGGTGTCCCTCATCGTGGAGGCGGCCGTGGCGACCGGACTCGGCGCGGCAGGCGCGGATCTCGACGCGGGCCTCGACGGCCTGCTGGAGGCGATCGGCGGCCCCAATCCCGAGGACGACACCTGCCTGCTGGCAGTCGCGGTGACCGGAGAGGGCCCATCGCACCCCTGA
- a CDS encoding alpha/beta fold hydrolase — protein MKEITVGTARVPYRVMGEGRPLVLVHGGNPGSRSWDGVAGAFADTGTVVLPDLSGSDAARDDGGELTIELLAEQLAAVIDDLGEGPADVAGHSMGALVSAALAAVRPDLVRHLVLVAGLAGPGDEYFRNALTLWRDLAGDAAAFARYTMLIAFSPEHLNSIGRAAVEELATAYRANADRLRQIDLALRMDVRGLLPRVQAPTLVIGCARDALVPVENTRELAAAIPGASYEELDSGHIVTAERPEEFVRLVRDFIGRQPEISALG, from the coding sequence ATGAAAGAGATCACGGTGGGCACGGCGCGCGTGCCGTACCGGGTGATGGGCGAGGGCCGCCCGCTCGTACTGGTGCACGGGGGCAACCCGGGCTCGAGATCCTGGGACGGTGTGGCCGGGGCGTTCGCGGACACCGGCACGGTGGTGCTGCCGGATCTTTCGGGCAGCGACGCGGCGCGGGACGACGGGGGCGAGCTCACGATCGAGCTGCTCGCCGAACAGCTCGCCGCGGTGATCGATGATCTCGGAGAGGGGCCCGCCGACGTGGCCGGGCACTCAATGGGCGCCTTGGTGTCCGCCGCGCTCGCCGCCGTCCGGCCCGACCTGGTCCGCCACCTCGTGCTGGTCGCGGGCCTGGCCGGACCGGGTGACGAGTACTTCCGCAACGCGCTGACCCTCTGGCGGGATCTCGCCGGTGACGCCGCCGCTTTCGCGCGGTACACGATGCTGATCGCCTTCAGCCCTGAGCATCTGAACTCCATCGGCCGGGCGGCCGTGGAGGAGCTCGCGACCGCCTATCGGGCCAATGCCGACAGGCTCCGGCAGATCGACCTCGCCCTGCGGATGGACGTCCGCGGCCTGCTGCCGCGGGTCCAGGCGCCGACCCTGGTGATCGGATGCGCCCGCGACGCGCTGGTCCCCGTGGAGAACACCCGCGAGCTGGCCGCCGCCATCCCCGGCGCCTCCTACGAGGAACTGGACAGCGGGCACATCGTGACGGCCGAGCGGCCGGAGGAGTTCGTGCGGCTTGTCCGCGACTTCATCGGCCGACAGCCTGAAATATCCGCACTCGGGTAG
- a CDS encoding RNB domain-containing ribonuclease gives MLEEAERAAASPVTAREDRTDLPLVTIDPPGSMDLDQALCIERRGAGYRVWYAIADVGAFVRPGGAIDGEARVRAQTVYMADERVPLHPPLLSEGAASLLPGQVRPAALWRLDLGSDGEIEAVDLRRALVRSRERLDYDTVQAAVDTGRAEGTLALLAEVGPLRLERERARGGLSLPTPEQQVVPDGDGGYRVEFRTNHPCEAWNAQISLLTGMAAARVMLDAGAGVLRVLPEAGPEDVGKVRRVAAALGVPWPDGVSYAEVVHGIDPKIPGHAAFLHESTVLLRGAAYVSFDGAPPARALHAAVGAPYAHVTAPLRRLVDRYATEVCLAVAAGGPVPEEVTRALPELPEQMAAGGRRAGGVERACVDLVEAAVLRPRIGQAFEAVVIDVTDGKPGGQVQIAEPAVIARCDGDRLPLGERVPVRLTRADPQTREVRFAAV, from the coding sequence GTGCTGGAGGAGGCAGAGCGGGCCGCCGCGTCCCCCGTCACGGCCCGGGAGGACCGGACCGACCTGCCTCTGGTGACCATCGATCCGCCCGGCTCGATGGACCTCGACCAGGCGCTGTGCATCGAGCGGCGCGGGGCGGGCTACCGCGTCTGGTACGCCATCGCCGACGTCGGGGCGTTCGTCCGGCCGGGCGGGGCGATCGACGGTGAGGCGAGGGTGCGCGCGCAGACGGTCTACATGGCCGACGAGCGGGTGCCGCTGCATCCGCCGCTCCTGTCGGAGGGCGCGGCCAGCCTGCTGCCCGGACAGGTCCGCCCGGCGGCGCTGTGGCGGCTCGATCTCGGCTCCGACGGTGAGATCGAGGCGGTGGACCTGCGCCGGGCCCTGGTGCGCAGCCGTGAGCGGCTCGACTACGACACCGTCCAGGCGGCCGTGGACACCGGCCGGGCGGAGGGGACGCTCGCGCTGCTCGCCGAGGTGGGGCCGCTGCGGCTGGAGCGGGAGCGGGCCAGGGGCGGCCTGTCGCTGCCGACCCCGGAGCAGCAGGTGGTCCCCGACGGGGACGGCGGCTACCGGGTGGAGTTCCGCACCAACCATCCCTGCGAGGCGTGGAACGCCCAGATCTCGCTGCTCACCGGCATGGCGGCCGCCCGGGTGATGCTGGACGCGGGCGCCGGCGTGCTGCGGGTCCTGCCCGAGGCGGGCCCGGAGGACGTCGGCAAGGTCCGCAGGGTCGCCGCCGCGCTCGGCGTGCCCTGGCCCGACGGCGTGTCGTACGCCGAGGTCGTGCACGGGATCGATCCCAAGATCCCAGGCCATGCCGCCTTCCTGCACGAGTCGACGGTGCTGCTGCGCGGCGCGGCCTACGTCTCCTTCGACGGCGCCCCTCCGGCGCGGGCGCTGCACGCCGCCGTGGGCGCGCCGTACGCGCACGTCACCGCGCCGCTGCGGCGGCTGGTCGACCGGTACGCCACCGAGGTCTGCCTGGCCGTGGCCGCGGGCGGCCCGGTCCCCGAGGAGGTCACGAGGGCGCTGCCCGAGCTCCCGGAGCAGATGGCCGCGGGCGGCAGGCGGGCCGGCGGGGTGGAGCGGGCCTGCGTGGACCTGGTCGAGGCGGCCGTGCTGCGGCCCCGGATCGGACAGGCCTTCGAAGCCGTCGTCATCGACGTCACCGACGGCAAACCGGGCGGGCAGGTGCAGATCGCCGAGCCCGCCGTGATCGCCCGTTGCGACGGCGACCGGCTGCCGCTCGGCGAGCGCGTCCCCGTACGGCTCACGCGCGCCGACCCGCAGACCCGCGAGGTCCGCTTCGCGGCCGTCTGA